The following are encoded together in the Triticum dicoccoides isolate Atlit2015 ecotype Zavitan chromosome 6B, WEW_v2.0, whole genome shotgun sequence genome:
- the LOC119323566 gene encoding monothiol glutaredoxin-S6-like has protein sequence MSLIRIAFSLVLLLAAAESAAATRSPSAFVQNAIYSNRITIFSKSYCPYCMRAKRIFKDLNEDPYVVELDLREDGREIQGVLLDLVGRNTVPQVFVYGHHVGGSDDTKTALSDGQLQKLLGKSQSQ, from the exons ATGTCTCTAATCCGAATAGCTTTTTCTTTGGTCCTCCTCCTCGCCGCGGCGGAGTCCGCGGCGGCGACGCGTTCACCGTCGGCCTTCGTGCAGAACGCTATCTACTCCAACCGCATCACCATCTTCTCCAAATCCTACTGCCC GTACTGTATGCGTGCTAAGCGAATATTTAAAGACCTCAATGAAGATCCTTACGTTGTTGAACTTGATCTCCGAG AGGATGGCCGAGAAATTCAAGGTGTTCTTCTAGACCTAGTTGGGCGCAATACTGTGCCACAGGTGTTTGTGTATGGCCACCACGTTGGTGGCTCAGATG ATACAAAAACTGCTCTTTCAGACGGACAACTTCAGAAACTTCTTGGTAAGAGTCAGTCGCAGTGA